The Deltaproteobacteria bacterium HGW-Deltaproteobacteria-4 genome includes a window with the following:
- a CDS encoding 3-deoxy-7-phosphoheptulonate synthase: protein MLRTNNLRVRGLTPIIAPNDLKQVFPLSERGAAEVTRSREIIVDILNNRDPRLMAVIGPCSIHDPKAALEYAARLAKLSAEIGEQIYCVMRVYFEKPRTTIGWKGLINDPDLNGSHQISKGLGVARALLCALNALNIPIAGEMLDPITPHYLADLISWGAIGARTTESQTHREMASGLSFPVGFKNGTDGNLQIAVDAIKAARSAHSFIGINNEGQTSIVSTVGNPDVHIVLRGGNDAPNYSPEDIAKTTALLEKGGVSSAIMVDCSHANCYKDHNRQEEVLTSVIDQVIAGNPNIRAVMIESNLGDGSQSTSEDPSQLLYGVSITDKCIGWETTERLLRTAARRLAEAGGRPI, encoded by the coding sequence ATGTTGCGGACCAATAATCTGCGTGTCCGGGGCTTGACCCCGATCATTGCCCCGAACGATTTGAAGCAGGTCTTCCCGTTGAGTGAGCGGGGTGCGGCCGAAGTCACCCGTTCCCGCGAGATCATCGTCGATATCCTCAATAATCGCGATCCGCGCTTGATGGCGGTGATCGGTCCCTGCTCGATTCACGACCCTAAAGCGGCGCTGGAATATGCGGCACGTCTCGCAAAGCTCTCCGCGGAGATCGGTGAGCAGATCTATTGCGTCATGCGCGTCTATTTTGAAAAACCGCGCACCACCATCGGCTGGAAAGGGTTGATCAATGATCCGGACCTGAACGGTTCGCACCAGATCTCCAAGGGCCTCGGCGTCGCCCGCGCTCTCCTCTGTGCGTTGAATGCCCTGAATATCCCCATTGCCGGCGAGATGCTCGATCCGATTACCCCGCATTATCTCGCCGACCTGATCAGTTGGGGGGCGATCGGCGCACGCACGACGGAATCACAAACCCATCGGGAGATGGCGAGTGGACTCTCCTTTCCGGTCGGCTTCAAGAACGGCACGGACGGCAATCTGCAGATCGCCGTCGATGCCATCAAGGCGGCCCGCTCGGCGCACAGCTTTATCGGTATCAACAACGAAGGACAGACCTCGATCGTCTCGACCGTCGGCAACCCCGATGTCCATATCGTCCTGCGCGGCGGCAATGATGCCCCCAACTATTCTCCGGAAGACATTGCCAAAACGACGGCTCTTCTCGAAAAGGGGGGGGTCAGCAGCGCCATTATGGTCGATTGCAGTCATGCCAATTGCTATAAGGATCACAACCGCCAGGAGGAAGTCCTGACCAGTGTGATCGATCAGGTTATCGCCGGTAATCCCAATATCCGTGCGGTGATGATCGAAAGCAATCTCGGTGATGGCAGCCAATCCACCAGCGAAGATCCGTCGCAGCTCCTTTACGGGGTGTCGATTACTGATAAATGCATCGGTTGGGAAACGACCGAGCGCCTCCTCCGCACCGCTGCCAGGCGTCTGGCCGAAGCGGGGGGGCGACCGATCTGA
- the nadD gene encoding nicotinate (nicotinamide) nucleotide adenylyltransferase produces MTSAATPGRQRLGVFGGAFNPIHLAHLRLAEEAREYCQLDQVLFLPTAAPPHKTLPDESPSFAQRLAMVAAAITGNPAFSVSDLEGKHPGKNYSVKILERLHSLYPDYDFFFLIGMDSFRDLAIWYDYRRLFALTNLVVTRRPGVECDDLLALLPVAIRPEFCYDPTGKILLHVSGNRVIFLEETYLDISSTYIRQLLSGGRSVRYLLPTPVAEYIEQHALYRGRERL; encoded by the coding sequence GTGACAAGCGCAGCGACTCCGGGTCGCCAACGGCTGGGGGTCTTTGGCGGTGCTTTTAACCCTATCCACCTGGCGCATCTGCGCCTGGCCGAAGAAGCCCGGGAATATTGTCAACTCGATCAGGTCCTCTTCCTGCCGACCGCCGCTCCGCCCCATAAGACGTTGCCCGACGAGTCACCCTCCTTTGCGCAGCGTCTGGCCATGGTCGCGGCCGCCATTACCGGCAATCCCGCCTTCAGCGTTTCCGATCTGGAAGGGAAACATCCCGGCAAAAACTATTCGGTGAAGATTCTTGAGCGCTTGCACTCCCTTTATCCGGATTACGATTTCTTCTTTCTGATCGGGATGGACTCTTTTCGCGACCTCGCCATCTGGTATGACTATCGTCGTCTCTTTGCACTGACGAATCTGGTCGTCACCCGGCGGCCTGGCGTTGAGTGTGATGATCTTCTTGCGCTCCTCCCGGTTGCGATCCGCCCGGAGTTTTGCTATGATCCGACCGGAAAAATACTGCTGCATGTCAGTGGGAACCGGGTTATTTTTCTCGAAGAGACCTATCTGGATATCTCTTCCACCTACATTCGCCAGCTTCTTTCAGGCGGACGCTCGGTCCGCTATCTCCTTCCGACTCCGGTCGCGGAGTATAT